From the Aquirufa lenticrescens genome, the window ATTTCTATCATGTTGTTAGCGAATCAAGAACGTTGGATTTTGATGAAAGAGGCAGCGAAAGAATTATCGCTGTATGTAAACACCATCCCGTACGGGAAAATGAAGTAAAAAAAAGTGCAGCGTCCGCAGGACGCTGCACCAAATCAATTATTTCATAATTTCAGCCATCGCTGCTCTATCGTACAATGACCACTCTTCTACTAGTTTGCCATCTTTGATTGCATCTACTGTGTGGATGAATGTTTTAGCAGTCTTATCTCCCTTTGTAAGGATCAGAGTCATGTAACCACTTACGTAGTTTGTGATTCCTTTTTCGTTCGCTTTGTCATATTGACTTTCCCAAACTGGACCCAATTCTACTTTTACTGTAATGCCTTTATCCGCAAATGCTTTGAACATCGCCATGTTTGCGTCTAATGTCATAGAATCTAAGTTGTCGTGAAAAACAACATCTGGAGCATACGTTGATCTGTAGGCAGCTGTGTCTCCTGACTCAATTGCCTTAAGTGATTTTTTAAATAGATCCGTGTTAGCAGTGCTGTCAAACGTGATACCATTTTGACCCGGCACTCTAGCTGAATCTGCTGCGCCTTCTTCTTTTTTAGAACAAGCGAAAATGCTTCCCGCTAGAACGAATAATAGAATGATTTTTTTCATTTCTTTGGTTTTTAAAGGGTTAATAATTTTGCCAAAGAAAGTGGATTATTAAAACACCCGCTCAGGGTAAGGAGTCGCTTTTGTTCCGTTTACGGATTTGGGAACAAATTCTATTTTTCAATCCGGGCCGCTTGCTCCCCCGTTAAGCCCCATCGGGACCTCACCACCGATGAATTTTGCCAACTTCCGTAATCATTAAGGTGTTTTGATAAGAAGGGTAATAACACGTGATCTGGGAGTCCGTTCTTTTTTCCTAGACGATTCCAAAGGAAATACATAAAGTGTAAATCACTTGATCCAATCTTTTTTCGTTGAGAAAAAGCCTGCTTTAATTCAGTCTGGCTATGCCCATCGAATCCTCGCCAAATCCGAAACCTCGGCTCGCGAAGTGGCCGAACGAGAAAGAGTTTTAGTGTTTTATTTTGACTTAATAATTGAATAATAAACAGCAGATTTACGAAACAAAATAGGTCATAATCGAACCACAAATTGACCTCTGAATGGTCAGGGATTTGTTGCATTTTTTCAATTTCCGTAACCGTTTTTTGGGCGTACTCTTCCTGCGAAATGGTATAGGTTTTTTCTAAATAGAGGGCTCTTTGGCGAAAAAATGCCTCAAGGGATGCCGCCCCAAGCGGCCCCTCTATCAGCATTTCTCGCATAATAATTGGGTTTTCTGCTTGCAAAGTTGATTGCAGGCAATCCCCATTTAAAATGTGCACTTTCATCTATGCATCCACCGAATCATACACGATGACCTTCTTCCATAAATGTGCATAATTCTTCACGAAATCGACGTGGATCGGATGATCTTGGTAGACTTTTTGGCCTGCTTCATCATCGAAGAACATCAATTCTGACACATCCCAACTCGTGTCCACCACCTCGCGTTTTTCGGTAGAGGCTAAGGTTCCGATATGGATTTCCTTGATCGTAGGGATGCCTTTCAGTGCCTTCAATCCTTTGATTAATTGCTGCTTATCCTCCTCAGAATTCGGATTATTTAGCCAAAAAAATACGTGGTGTAATAAGGGTTTCTTTGCAGCTGCTTTAGCTGTTGTTCCTGTGCTCGCTAGTAAGCCCGCAGAGGCAAGAAAGTGACGTCTTTTCATAGTTTTACGTTTTTGCGTTCAAGCTTTGGATGTCAAAACCGGCTACTTGTTTATATTGATTCATTATTTGTGCTAGTTCTTCATGCGGAATTTCGGACTCACTAAAGCCAGCAGGGAAACGCTCCTCCATTAAATCCATAATGAAATCGGGACCTTTTTGGCGGTTTTGTAATACTACTTTTGCGGTGGCTGGTACGCGTTCCTTATCGTAATTAACGAGCGCTTGAATGACATCTTTTTCCGCTAATAAGGCTAAGGCCAAAGCATCCGCATCCAAAATCGCTTGCGATGCGCCGTTCGACCCAATGGGGTACATCGGATGTGCCGCATCGCCTAATAAAGTGACGCGTCCAAATGACCATTTGTCCAATGGATTACGGTCAGACATAGGGAATTCGAAGATGCCCCCATCAGTCTTTTCAATCATTTCCGGCACATTAATCCAGTCAAATTTCCAGTCTCTGTAAAGTGCTAATAAAGGCCCTTTTTCTACTTTGCGATTCCAATCGCGCACGGTGATATTTGCCCCTTCCGGCTCTCGAACATTGGCCACCCAGTTGATAACTTGATTCCCCTCTGCGTCGGGTTCACCTATGGGATAGATGACCATTTTCTGTTTCATGGAACCGATCATCGCCATGGAAGATCCTGTTTTATAAGGCTTCATTAAGGCCGTTCCGCGGTATAGGATATTGCCAGAAAAAACGACTCCTCCCTCATTAGGGTATAATTTTTGACGCAAAACGGAATTGATTCCATCCGCACCGATCAAGATATCCCCCTCTTCTTCCGCTACAATCTGCCCCGTTTCCTTGTTGATAAATGTGGCCGTGATTTTGTTCCCCTTTTCTTCAAAAGAATGTAAATGGCAATTCGCTTTTAAGTTCTCCGCATCGATGGTTTTCAGGGTTTCTTCCCAAAGCATTACTTGGAATTTCCCTCTATGAATCGAAAACTGTGGCCAGCGATATCCGGCAAATTTTCCCCGCGGTTCTGACCAGAAAAACTGCCCAAAACGGTTCGCATAAATTAACTCTTTCGTCTCTACCGCTATGGCGGAGACTTTGGGTAACAAACCAATATTCGTCAAAACGCGCACGGCATGTGGAAGCAAATTGATACCCACCCCAAGCGGTTTCACTTCCTCTACGGACTCAAAAACCTTCACTTCAAATCCGGCCTGATGCAAGCGCATCGCCGTCACCAAACCTCCAATTCCTCCTCCGGCAATGATTATTTTCATAGGGGCAAGTTTTGCAATAAATCCACTAAATGAGCCACGCTGGCTAGCGGTTGTCCGTTATAGATGGAGGCTCTAAATCCTCCTTTGGTAGGAAAACCTTTAATTCCCACGATGTCATTTTGCTCTAAAAACAAGTTAATCTTCTGATCCATCTCAAGCGATTGACTTTTAAAACAAGCGTTCATCACCGAGCGATCTTCCGTAGCCACAATGCCTTGAAGTAGAGGATTTCGGTCGATTTCATTGTAAATCAAGGCTGATTTTTCCTGACTCATTCGCTGCATTTCAGCTAGTCCACCCTGTTTATCAATGTAGCGCAGCATTAACAAGGCCACATAAACCGGATAAGTCGGGATGGTATGATAAAGCGAATTTTCTGCAATGTGCGTATGGTAATCAAAAATGGTAGGAACCTTACGGCTATTTTTCACAGGCAAAACTGCCTTATTCACCAGCACACAGGTGATTCCAGCGATGCCAAAATTCTTCTGAGCTGAAGCGAAAATCACCCCAAATTTCTCCATCGGCAAAGGTCTCGACAAGAAATCAGACGTCATATCTGCGACTAAGGGCACATCGACTTTTGGGAATTCATGGTATTGTGTTCCGTCGATGGTCTCATTAGAAACGACGTGTAAATAACGAGCACCTTGAACGTCAGTGATTTTGGGTATTCGGTCGTAGTTCGTGTCTTTGGAAGAAGCTAAAAAGAAGGCATTCGCCTCATTTGCCGCCGCTTCGATCGCTCGTCCTGCCCAAAATCCCGTGTCTACAAACGCAATCTTATCATTGGGTTCCGTCAGATTCATGGGAGCCACCGTCAGCTGGCTAGAAGCACCGCCTGGTAGCCATAAAACTGCCCAATCATCCGAAAGGCCATATAATTTTTTCACGATTGCATTCGCCTCGTCTAATAAATCCGTGAAAATGGGAGAACGGTGGCTGATTTCCGCGATGGAAACGCCCATCCCATTGTAGTCCACTAAACCAGCCGCTGCCTCTTGAATGACTTCAAAGGGAAGAGTCGCCGGGCCAGGAAAGAAATTGTGTTTGCGCATTAGGAAATGGTTTGGGAACTAATTTTTAGCGTAATAATTCCGGCAATTAAGGAAGGCAAGGCGAAGAACAAAAAGCTTTCGGCCATACCCAATCCTAGACCCACTAAAATGCCCCCTAAGATAGGGCCTAAAATACCGCCCAAACGACCCATCCCGATCGCCCAGCCAATACCCGTCGAACGAATCGCAGTCGGATACATTCTCGCCGCCACGGCATATAATCCTACAAAGCTGCCTTGCACCCCGAACCCGAGGAAAAACAAGACCACTAGGATCAAATTAGATCCAGAAAATTGACCGAAAATGCCTAATAGAACAGCCGTAATCAATAACAAAACTCCGATCGATTTTTTCAATCCAAAACGGGTAGAAAAATAGCCTTGCACCGGAATACCCACGATGGCTCCCAGATTAAAGATCGTTCCTGAATAAATGGCTAATTCCATCGATAGGCCGGCATTCGAGGCCAATTTTGGAATCCAGTTCATTAAGAAATAGAGGGTCGTAAAGGAGAGGAACAAGGCACTCCAAAGCTGCCAAGTACTCCACTTAAAATCAGACGTAAACAAGGCGCTGATCTTGGCGTCTTCTGGCTTGGCTTTGGCCTTAAATTCATCGGATTCTTTGAGGAAGAAAAACAAGATAGGGATCACTAAAAAAGTGGCATAACCCGCTAACTCAAATAGGTGTTCCCAGCCATTTTCTGCGATAATTTTCGCGGAAGAAATGCCGGTTAACACGGCTCCCACCGGATATCCCGCCACCACCGTGCTCACCCAAAAATCGCGCGTGGATGCAGGCGCATATTCCGCCGTAATCGCCGCCGTGCTTGCCATCATCGTCCCGATTCCTAGTCCGCTAATAAAGCGGTAAATCATTAAAATGTTTACATCCGTCGCGTAGGACGTCAAATAAATGCAGGTTCCCATAATCACAGCCGCCAGAATCATCAGCGGCTTCCGCCCAAAACGATCCGCCAGCGGAGCTAAAAATATCGCTCCCACCGTCATTCCAACAAGGCCAGAACTAAACACAATTCCTAAATTCGCCGGGGAAATACTCCAAGCTTTCGCAATCGCCGGAGCCGTATAGGAAATGATCAGCACATCCATGCCATCGAGCATGTTGCACAGAAAACAGATCAAAATAATCAGTGCTTGTATCGCTCTCATCGGTATTACATTACTTTCCAAACTCGAATCAGCACGTAATCCGGCAAGCGTTCTCCCGTACACACAAATAGGCTGTTGTTTACCCAATCGTATTTGCCTTTAGGTGCATCGAATTTAGGCATTGCTCGGAAATAGTATTCGTTCGCATCTACCTTTTCCCCTTTGGCTAATCGTGCCGCGATTTCTGGAGTGGCAGCACGAATACCTGTATTTTTGACGTAAATCAAGGTGCCATCATCCGTTCTAAATTGGTAATGTGCCTCTAATTCGGTGACTCCATCCGCTCGCAATATTTGCCAATCTGCTCCGCCATTCAAGATTTCCCCCTTGATTTTAGGGCCTTCCACTGTTCCGCCTATAATGGGAATAATACGGCGAGTTCCATGAGGGGTTTCGCCCACGATTAAGGCAGGATCCAGTTTTACTTTCAGTTCACAGAAGAAATCGAGCGCTGGCGCTTTTTGGGCCTGGGACATAGTAATGCTCATAAAGAATAGGAATAGAATTTTTTTCATAGGTTTAGTTTTAATCAGGGCAATCCTTGCTGAAAGGTAATTTCAGTCGTTAATCCCATCGCACTGAAACGAAAAGCCATGGTGCGTGCTTGAGACGGATTTGTAATTTTATCACAATGAGGGCCTTTTTCCAAAAAATACACGTAATATTCCTGGTTTCGGTCCGCTAATTGTTGAATGTCGGGCTTTCCTAGGATGTCTTCCAAATCATTGGAGCTAACCCCCTTCCATGTCATTTTATGCGTTTTAAGCCAGTCGATCTGCTTTTCTCTCGTTCCACCACAACTTCCGCGGTCCTTTTTAAAGCTTTCTACATCAAATCCAGTCAAATCAGGTTGATTTGTACACGAAACGGAGATCAAAAATAAGAGGGCAAACGCTGTCAGTATTCTCATACCTTAAATTTAAGGAATTGTGGCTAAATTGCGGCATAAATCCATCGCTGTGCATATTTTAATCTCTCCTGATAAGTTCAAAGGCTCTCTTTCTGCCTCGCAAGTATGCGAAGCGCTTGAAAAAGGGATTAAAAAACGTCGTCCCAAAACCGTTTTCACCACCCTCCCCCTTGCTGATGGCGGAGAAGGCACTCTGGAAGTGATTCAACAATTGCACGGCGGAACGTGGATTTCAGTGGACACCTTTGACCCGTTGATGTGTCCTATTCAGGCAGATTATTTGTGGTTAGCGGATCAAAAAACGGCCTACATCGAAATGGCTCGGGCTTCTGGGCTCGCCTTATTGTCCGTAAAGGAGCGCAATCCACTTAAAACCTCGACTTTCGGAACGGGAGTGCTGATCGCTGATGCGTTAAAACGCGGCGCCTCTCAAATCATCCTCACTATCGGCGGCTCTGCTACGAATGATGCGGGAATTGGAATGGCTGCTGCATTAGGTTGGACCTTTTTGGATGCAGAAGGGGCTGCAGTTCAACCTGTCGGCGAAAATCTAGTTAAAATCGCGTCTATAGGAAGTCCATCGGCCGTAGATTGTTCTTTCACGGTCGTTACAGACGTAACTAACCCACTCGCTGGGAGCGATGGAGCAGCCCATGTTTTCGCTGCTCAAAAAGGCGCCACTGTCACAGTAATTAAACAGTTAGACAAAGGTCTAAACAACATAGCTTCCTTCTTCGGATCCATCGCCTCAGAACCCGGAGCGGGTGCCGCAGGTGGGCTTGGAGCAGGCGCCCGTTATTTCCTAAACGCTAAAATCGTTGCTGGCTCTAGCTGGATAATGGACAAAGTCCACTTTAACCGCGCCCTTTTAAAAGCAGATTTCATTATCACTGGCGAAGGCAAGATCGATTCCTCTACCTGGGGAGGCAAAGTGGTTTCTGAAGTCGTAAAACGTTGCGATAAAGTTTTCAAGCAAACAATTTTGGTCTCAGGGGCCTTTGAAAGTTCTGCTAACTTCCCTCTCTTTTTGGACGAAAATGACGTGTTTACGATTGCGTCCCGAGCGACAGATGCAGCGGATTCAATCGCGAGGGCCGCTGAGATTTTAGAGCAAATTGGGGAAGAGATTGCGTTAAAGTATTTGAACTAATCGTTTCGCCGCATCCACCAGCACCTCATCCTCTTTCGCAAAACAGAAACGCAAAATTTTATCGCCAGGATCGGTTTCATAGAAAACGGAAACGGGAATGGATGCTACTTTGATTTCTCGCGTCAAGCGATCGGCTAAATCTACATCCTTCTCATTACTTATGGCTGAATAATCGAGGCATTGGAAGAAACTTCCCGCACTCGGCAGTACTTTCCATTTGCTTCCCGCGAATTGGGAGGCGAATAGGTCGCGCTTTTTTTGGTAAAAATCAGATAAACCTAGATAGTGCGCAGGCTCTTTTAAGTAATCCGCCAGGGCATATTGCAAAGGTGTCGCACTCGAAAAGGTGACCCATTGGTGGAGTTTTCTAAACTCAGTTGTGAGGTATGCTGGAGCCATGCAATAACCAATTTTCCAGCCCGTGATGTGGTAAGTTTTGCCAAAAGATCCGCACACAAAACTGCGTTTGCGCAATTCTGGATGCAATAAAACGCTGGTGTGCTTCGCACCATCGAAAACGATGTGCTCGTAAACCTCGTCTGAAACGATCAAGATATTCGTCCCTTTGACAATCTCTGCAAAGGCATCTAAATCCGCCATCGACCATACAGCGCCGGTCGGATTGTGCGGACTGTTTACCATAATCGCTCTCGTTCGAGGCGTAATTTTCGCAGCAACGGAAGACCAATCAATCGCAAAGTTGGAAGAGGCCTTTAATGGGATATGAATGGGTACTCCACCGGCTAAACGAACGATGGGGTCATAAGCATCATAACTTGGGTCGAACATAATGACCTCGTCGCCCGGTGAAACACAGCAATGAATGGCCGCAAAAAGGGCCTCTGTAGCTCCAGAAACAATCGTCACTTCTGAATCTGCATCGACAGGGATATTATAAAAAGTAGCTGTTTTTGTCGCTAGCGATTGACGTAAAGCGGGAACCCCGGCCATCGGGGCGTATTGGTTGTGGCCTTTAGCATAATGCTGTAACAATTCTTGCAAAGCGGGGGCACAATCGAAACCTGGAAAACCTTGGGAAAGGTTTAATGCGCCGTGCTCGAGGGCGAGGGCGGACATTTTGGTGAAAATAGTGGTCTGAACCTGTGGCTGCTTGGATGGAAATGAAATCATAGCTTAATTTAACAAGGCTTTTCCATCGTACCAAACCTGCACCACTTCTAGCGCCGGATTCAGCTCCACAAAGCAAGCACGTTTCCCTTCTTCGATGCTGCCTAAATCGGGTAAATTCGCCACTTCTGCCGGGTAAACCGTCGCCATCCGAATGGCCTCTTCCAAAGGAATTGAAGCCTGATTAACACAGTTTTGAATCGCCTCCATCATCGTCAAGGAAGAACCTGATAATATACCCGCTTCGTTCGTGAAGCGACCATCT encodes:
- a CDS encoding MFS transporter; this encodes MRAIQALIILICFLCNMLDGMDVLIISYTAPAIAKAWSISPANLGIVFSSGLVGMTVGAIFLAPLADRFGRKPLMILAAVIMGTCIYLTSYATDVNILMIYRFISGLGIGTMMASTAAITAEYAPASTRDFWVSTVVAGYPVGAVLTGISSAKIIAENGWEHLFELAGYATFLVIPILFFFLKESDEFKAKAKPEDAKISALFTSDFKWSTWQLWSALFLSFTTLYFLMNWIPKLASNAGLSMELAIYSGTIFNLGAIVGIPVQGYFSTRFGLKKSIGVLLLITAVLLGIFGQFSGSNLILVVLFFLGFGVQGSFVGLYAVAARMYPTAIRSTGIGWAIGMGRLGGILGPILGGILVGLGLGMAESFLFFALPSLIAGIITLKISSQTIS
- a CDS encoding DUF1835 domain-containing protein, encoding MKVHILNGDCLQSTLQAENPIIMREMLIEGPLGAASLEAFFRQRALYLEKTYTISQEEYAQKTVTEIEKMQQIPDHSEVNLWFDYDLFCFVNLLFIIQLLSQNKTLKLFLVRPLREPRFRIWRGFDGHSQTELKQAFSQRKKIGSSDLHFMYFLWNRLGKKNGLPDHVLLPFLSKHLNDYGSWQNSSVVRSRWGLTGEQAARIEK
- a CDS encoding methionine aminotransferase, with protein sequence MISFPSKQPQVQTTIFTKMSALALEHGALNLSQGFPGFDCAPALQELLQHYAKGHNQYAPMAGVPALRQSLATKTATFYNIPVDADSEVTIVSGATEALFAAIHCCVSPGDEVIMFDPSYDAYDPIVRLAGGVPIHIPLKASSNFAIDWSSVAAKITPRTRAIMVNSPHNPTGAVWSMADLDAFAEIVKGTNILIVSDEVYEHIVFDGAKHTSVLLHPELRKRSFVCGSFGKTYHITGWKIGYCMAPAYLTTEFRKLHQWVTFSSATPLQYALADYLKEPAHYLGLSDFYQKKRDLFASQFAGSKWKVLPSAGSFFQCLDYSAISNEKDVDLADRLTREIKVASIPVSVFYETDPGDKILRFCFAKEDEVLVDAAKRLVQIL
- a CDS encoding flavin-dependent oxidoreductase, which gives rise to MKIIIAGGGIGGLVTAMRLHQAGFEVKVFESVEEVKPLGVGINLLPHAVRVLTNIGLLPKVSAIAVETKELIYANRFGQFFWSEPRGKFAGYRWPQFSIHRGKFQVMLWEETLKTIDAENLKANCHLHSFEEKGNKITATFINKETGQIVAEEEGDILIGADGINSVLRQKLYPNEGGVVFSGNILYRGTALMKPYKTGSSMAMIGSMKQKMVIYPIGEPDAEGNQVINWVANVREPEGANITVRDWNRKVEKGPLLALYRDWKFDWINVPEMIEKTDGGIFEFPMSDRNPLDKWSFGRVTLLGDAAHPMYPIGSNGASQAILDADALALALLAEKDVIQALVNYDKERVPATAKVVLQNRQKGPDFIMDLMEERFPAGFSESEIPHEELAQIMNQYKQVAGFDIQSLNAKT
- the serC gene encoding 3-phosphoserine/phosphohydroxythreonine transaminase, with amino-acid sequence MRKHNFFPGPATLPFEVIQEAAAGLVDYNGMGVSIAEISHRSPIFTDLLDEANAIVKKLYGLSDDWAVLWLPGGASSQLTVAPMNLTEPNDKIAFVDTGFWAGRAIEAAANEANAFFLASSKDTNYDRIPKITDVQGARYLHVVSNETIDGTQYHEFPKVDVPLVADMTSDFLSRPLPMEKFGVIFASAQKNFGIAGITCVLVNKAVLPVKNSRKVPTIFDYHTHIAENSLYHTIPTYPVYVALLMLRYIDKQGGLAEMQRMSQEKSALIYNEIDRNPLLQGIVATEDRSVMNACFKSQSLEMDQKINLFLEQNDIVGIKGFPTKGGFRASIYNGQPLASVAHLVDLLQNLPL
- a CDS encoding glycerate kinase, translated to MAKLRHKSIAVHILISPDKFKGSLSASQVCEALEKGIKKRRPKTVFTTLPLADGGEGTLEVIQQLHGGTWISVDTFDPLMCPIQADYLWLADQKTAYIEMARASGLALLSVKERNPLKTSTFGTGVLIADALKRGASQIILTIGGSATNDAGIGMAAALGWTFLDAEGAAVQPVGENLVKIASIGSPSAVDCSFTVVTDVTNPLAGSDGAAHVFAAQKGATVTVIKQLDKGLNNIASFFGSIASEPGAGAAGGLGAGARYFLNAKIVAGSSWIMDKVHFNRALLKADFIITGEGKIDSSTWGGKVVSEVVKRCDKVFKQTILVSGAFESSANFPLFLDENDVFTIASRATDAADSIARAAEILEQIGEEIALKYLN
- a CDS encoding DUF3237 domain-containing protein, with translation MKKILFLFFMSITMSQAQKAPALDFFCELKVKLDPALIVGETPHGTRRIIPIIGGTVEGPKIKGEILNGGADWQILRADGVTELEAHYQFRTDDGTLIYVKNTGIRAATPEIAARLAKGEKVDANEYYFRAMPKFDAPKGKYDWVNNSLFVCTGERLPDYVLIRVWKVM
- a CDS encoding nuclear transport factor 2 family protein — encoded protein: MKKIILLFVLAGSIFACSKKEEGAADSARVPGQNGITFDSTANTDLFKKSLKAIESGDTAAYRSTYAPDVVFHDNLDSMTLDANMAMFKAFADKGITVKVELGPVWESQYDKANEKGITNYVSGYMTLILTKGDKTAKTFIHTVDAIKDGKLVEEWSLYDRAAMAEIMK
- a CDS encoding Dabb family protein produces the protein MKRRHFLASAGLLASTGTTAKAAAKKPLLHHVFFWLNNPNSEEDKQQLIKGLKALKGIPTIKEIHIGTLASTEKREVVDTSWDVSELMFFDDEAGQKVYQDHPIHVDFVKNYAHLWKKVIVYDSVDA